A genomic region of Metopolophium dirhodum isolate CAU chromosome 1, ASM1992520v1, whole genome shotgun sequence contains the following coding sequences:
- the LOC132932522 gene encoding uncharacterized protein LOC132932522 encodes MDDSYLDVGVDYVDECKITQKHYHSFTPYSNMSLSNNDEIRISVLNMDAYTLPCESYIYIEGRVNKPPDAVGDVRFSNNGLAFLFSEMRYEINGIEIQKLKTPGVASCLNCSYTPNDLNTLENAAWDSAMDGEDNKNFMSNNVFTGCIPLKHLFGFCEDYKKILLNCNQQLILNRASTDLDAIHVVGAGATEAVSKNRKITIELTRVVWKMPIIRVSDKEKLRLIKVVDSCKTLSCAFRTWDLCEYPILPRNTSHSWTVKSSNLLEKPRFVLFGLQTDRKKNIEIDAGRFDHCQLKNLKVHLNSEVYPYEDFRADFKNNITSILYKAYADFQKSYYEKEYSEPLLSKHIFQNYSPIIVVDLSCHNDNVKSSTVDLRIEFETDTVIPEKTTAYCLILHDQIINYSPFSGEVRKL; translated from the coding sequence atggacgACTCGTATTTAGACGTTGGGGTCGATTATGTCGATGagtgtaaaataacacaaaagcATTATCATTCGTTCACTCCATACTCAAACATGTCTTTATCGAATAACGATGAAATTAGGATAAGTGTTTTAAATATGGATGCATACACTCTACCATGTGaaagctatatttatatagaggGGAGAGTAAATAAACCGCCCGATGCAGTGGGAGATgtacgtttttcaaataatggatTGGCATTTTTATTCTCTGAAATGCGTTATGAAATAAACGgaatagaaattcaaaaattaaaaacacctgGAGTTGCATCTTGCTTGAATTGTTCGTATACTCCAAACGATTTGAATACGTTGGAGAACGCTGCTTGGGACTCGGCGATGGATGGTGaagataataaaaactttatgagCAACAATGTATTTACCGGGTGTATCCCTCTAAAACATTTATTCGGATTTTGTgaagactataaaaaaattttacttaattGTAATCAACAGCTGATTTTAAATCGCGCATCTACCGACCTGGATGCGATACACGTTGTTGGCGCGGGCGCAACCGAAGCAGtctcaaaaaatagaaaaattacaattgaacTTACTAGGGTGGTGTGGAAAATGCCTATTATCAGAGTTagtgataaagaaaaattaaggttgATAAAAGTGGTAGATTCATGTAAAACACTATCATGTGCGTTCAGAACCTGGGATCTCTGCGAATATCCTATTCTCCCTAGAAATACCTCACATTCGTGGACGGTAAAGTCCAGCAACTTGTTAGAAAAACCGAGGTTTGTGTTATTCGGATTACAAacagatcgaaaaaaaaatattgaaatagacGCTGGACGCTTTGATCACTGtcaactaaaaaatcttaaggTTCACTTAAATTCTGAAGTGTATCCATATGAAGACTTTCGtgctgattttaaaaataatataactagtatACTGTATAAGGCCTATGCAGActttcaaaaatcatattatgagaAAGAGTATAGTGAACCTTTAttgtcaaaacatatttttcaaaactattcaCCAATCATCGTTGTTGATTTATCGTGTCATAACGACAATGTGAAGTCGTCAACCGTAGACCtacgtattgaatttgaaacTGATACAGTTATTCCGGAAAAAACTACAGCGTATTGCTTAATATTACATGaccagattataaattatagcccGTTTAGTGGCGAagttagaaaattgtaa